One Lysobacter silvisoli DNA window includes the following coding sequences:
- a CDS encoding COX15/CtaA family protein, protein MNVTFKPTWYRHFHRIAWLAVALALCVIVFGAFVRLSNAGLSCPDWPTCYGRAAWPTAAHEAADHAATAIRPVEVHKAWREQFHRMIAGLLGLLTLTLALLAARRRSYGVAQVIAAAALVAVSIPLYMKGQHAAASVLAALGEAVLLFAALRWNNSDLARVAALTLAVIVFQALLGMWTVTWLLKPIVVMGHLLGGLLTFSLLLWMAWRATHQPIRLADAAIVRKLLIVGLVVLGVQIALGGWTSANYAALACGNDFPTCVGQWWPRHDFAEGFVLWRGIGVDYEGGILDGEARIAIQLAHRIMAGVVFVYLLFLAQRLLRTPGMRGWGSLLALLTLAQVGLGIANVKLSLPLTVAVLHNAGAVLLLFVLVSLLARLRTPEP, encoded by the coding sequence ATGAACGTGACGTTCAAACCGACCTGGTACCGCCACTTCCACCGCATCGCCTGGCTGGCGGTCGCGCTCGCGCTGTGCGTGATCGTGTTCGGCGCGTTCGTGCGCCTGTCCAATGCCGGTCTGAGCTGCCCGGACTGGCCGACCTGCTACGGCCGCGCCGCGTGGCCCACCGCCGCGCACGAGGCCGCCGACCACGCCGCCACCGCGATCCGCCCGGTGGAAGTGCACAAGGCCTGGCGCGAGCAGTTCCACCGCATGATCGCCGGCCTGCTCGGCTTGCTGACCCTGACCCTGGCGCTGCTGGCCGCGCGCCGGCGCAGCTACGGCGTGGCGCAGGTGATCGCGGCCGCCGCGTTGGTGGCGGTGTCGATCCCGCTGTACATGAAGGGCCAGCACGCCGCCGCCTCGGTGCTGGCCGCGCTGGGCGAGGCCGTGCTGCTGTTCGCCGCGCTGCGCTGGAACAACAGCGACCTGGCGCGCGTGGCCGCGCTGACCCTGGCGGTGATCGTGTTCCAGGCCCTGCTGGGCATGTGGACCGTGACCTGGCTGCTCAAGCCGATCGTGGTCATGGGCCATCTGCTCGGCGGCCTGCTGACCTTCTCGCTGCTGCTGTGGATGGCTTGGCGCGCGACTCACCAGCCGATCCGCCTGGCCGACGCGGCCATCGTGCGCAAGCTGCTGATCGTCGGCCTGGTCGTGCTGGGCGTGCAGATCGCGCTGGGCGGCTGGACCAGCGCCAACTACGCCGCGCTGGCCTGCGGCAACGATTTCCCAACCTGCGTGGGCCAGTGGTGGCCGCGCCACGACTTCGCCGAGGGCTTCGTGCTGTGGCGCGGCATCGGCGTGGACTACGAAGGCGGCATCCTCGACGGCGAGGCGCGCATCGCCATCCAGCTCGCGCACCGGATCATGGCCGGCGTGGTCTTCGTCTACCTGCTGTTCCTGGCGCAGCGCCTGCTGCGCACGCCCGGCATGCGCGGCTGGGGTAGCCTGCTCGCGCTGCTGACCCTGGCCCAGGTCGGCCTGGGCATCGCCAACGTCAAGCTCAGCCTGCCGCTGACCGTGGCGGTGCTGCATAACGCCGGCGCGGTGCTGCTGCTGTTCGTGCTGGTCTCGCTGCTCGCGCGCCTGCGCACCCCGGAGCCGTGA
- a CDS encoding cytochrome c oxidase subunit 3: protein MGQAHTPDANIYFVPHSSRWPFLGSIALFVTMIGLANWLNEDAWGKTAFFVGIALLCGVLFGWFGDVIRESVRGHYNRQVDVSFRMGMMWFIFSEVMFFAAFFGALFYARQFALPWLSGEGDGVMTNNLLWANYAAGWPTNGPGAIGGTFETIPAWGLPLLNTLILLTSGVTITIAHHALKAGHRKQLLTFLGLTVLLGCVFLYFQAEEYIHAYKELNLTLGSGIYGSTFFMLTGFHGAHVTLGTLMLAIIWFRCLKGHFDKDNHFAFEAVAWYWHFVDVVWLGLFLFVYVL, encoded by the coding sequence ATGGGCCAAGCTCACACGCCAGACGCCAACATCTACTTCGTGCCGCATAGCAGCCGTTGGCCGTTCCTGGGCTCGATCGCCCTGTTCGTGACCATGATCGGCCTGGCCAACTGGCTTAACGAGGATGCCTGGGGCAAGACCGCGTTCTTCGTCGGCATCGCCCTGCTGTGCGGCGTGCTGTTCGGCTGGTTCGGCGACGTGATCCGCGAGTCGGTGCGCGGCCACTACAACCGCCAGGTCGACGTGTCCTTCCGCATGGGCATGATGTGGTTCATCTTCTCGGAAGTGATGTTCTTCGCCGCCTTCTTCGGCGCGCTGTTCTACGCCCGCCAGTTCGCGCTGCCGTGGCTGAGCGGCGAGGGCGACGGCGTGATGACCAACAACCTGCTGTGGGCTAACTACGCCGCGGGCTGGCCGACCAACGGCCCGGGCGCCATCGGCGGCACCTTCGAGACCATCCCCGCCTGGGGCCTGCCGCTGCTCAACACCCTGATCCTGCTGACCTCGGGCGTGACCATCACCATCGCCCATCACGCGCTCAAGGCCGGCCACCGCAAGCAGCTGCTGACCTTCCTGGGCCTGACCGTGCTGCTGGGCTGCGTGTTCCTGTACTTCCAGGCCGAGGAATACATCCACGCCTACAAGGAACTGAACCTGACCCTGGGCTCGGGCATCTACGGTTCGACCTTCTTCATGCTCACCGGCTTCCACGGCGCGCACGTGACCCTGGGCACGCTGATGCTCGCGATCATCTGGTTCCGCTGCCTGAAGGGCCACTTCGACAAGGACAACCACTTCGCCTTCGAAGCGGTGGCCTGGTACTGGCACTTCGTCGACGTGGTCTGGCTGGGCCTGTTCCTGTTCGTCTACGTGCTGTAA
- a CDS encoding TolB family protein gives MRLPPYAAACLLCVFALPACGADAPGAQRWTPPALSSDQYESSPTFSPDGRELYFMRADRAFGRYRVLMSRCERGSWSAAVPPSFAGPAQAQEADPFLSHDGQRLYYVSSRGNADPDDLDIWRVQRGRDGAWSVPQRLPEPVNSRASELLPRETADGRLYFGSARPGGPGLTDIYLATPHGDGWDVALVGPPISTAEQEYEVEVSRDGRQLILVGQRGDGRSHLYRFQREGEAWVARGRVPAREDVFQVGPLLSPRGDRVLFGQVADTQDSGELFLADLVPDPDRRWPPRCAE, from the coding sequence ATGCGCCTGCCTCCCTACGCCGCCGCCTGTCTGCTGTGCGTGTTCGCCCTGCCCGCTTGCGGCGCCGACGCACCGGGTGCGCAACGCTGGACCCCGCCCGCGCTGTCCAGCGACCAGTACGAATCCTCGCCGACCTTCTCGCCCGACGGCCGCGAGCTCTACTTCATGCGCGCCGACCGCGCTTTCGGCCGCTACCGCGTGCTGATGTCGCGCTGCGAGCGCGGCAGCTGGAGCGCAGCGGTGCCGCCCTCGTTCGCCGGCCCGGCCCAAGCGCAGGAAGCCGATCCGTTTCTCAGCCACGATGGCCAGCGCCTGTACTACGTGTCCTCGCGCGGCAACGCCGATCCCGACGATCTGGACATCTGGCGCGTGCAGCGCGGCCGCGACGGTGCGTGGTCGGTGCCGCAGCGCCTGCCCGAGCCGGTGAACTCGCGCGCATCCGAATTGCTGCCGCGCGAAACCGCCGACGGCCGCCTGTACTTCGGCTCGGCCCGCCCCGGCGGCCCCGGCCTCACCGACATCTACCTGGCCACACCGCACGGCGACGGCTGGGACGTGGCCCTGGTCGGTCCGCCGATCAGCACCGCCGAGCAGGAATACGAAGTGGAGGTCTCGCGCGACGGGCGCCAGCTGATCCTGGTGGGGCAGCGCGGCGACGGGCGTTCGCACTTGTACCGCTTCCAGCGCGAGGGCGAGGCCTGGGTCGCGCGCGGACGCGTGCCGGCGCGCGAGGACGTGTTCCAGGTCGGCCCGCTGCTATCGCCGCGCGGCGACAGGGTGCTGTTCGGGCAGGTCGCCGATACCCAGGATTCGGGCGAATTGTTCCTTGCCGATCTGGTGCCGGATCCGGATCGCCGCTGGCCGCCACGCTGCGCTGAGTAG
- a CDS encoding SURF1 family protein, producing the protein MSRRRNLIVGWTLALLTIAGFAHLGLWQSRRAVEKQAMLDAAAGVLGQRVPNALALAADPARSRGYDWASGRGSFDARGALLLDNQQRNGRAGVRAYRVFLPAAGAPLLVDLGWLPLDGRRDFPSVPKPEGELELRGLLAPPPSTGIALGPALGREGQGWLLTRVDTAAIGQGLQLPALAPRVLRLDPALPLGYDRDLELLANTLPPEQHRGYALQWFALAAAVLITALILTFRKSRR; encoded by the coding sequence GTGAGCCGCCGCCGCAACCTGATCGTGGGCTGGACGCTGGCGCTGCTGACCATCGCCGGCTTCGCCCACCTGGGTCTGTGGCAGTCGCGCCGCGCGGTCGAAAAGCAGGCCATGCTCGACGCCGCCGCCGGCGTGCTCGGCCAGCGCGTGCCCAACGCGCTGGCGCTGGCGGCCGATCCCGCGCGCAGCCGCGGTTACGACTGGGCCAGCGGGCGTGGCAGCTTCGACGCGCGCGGCGCGCTGTTGCTGGACAACCAGCAGCGCAACGGCCGCGCCGGTGTGCGCGCCTATCGCGTGTTCCTGCCGGCCGCGGGCGCGCCCCTGCTGGTCGATCTGGGCTGGCTGCCGCTGGACGGGCGCCGCGACTTCCCCAGCGTGCCCAAGCCTGAAGGCGAGCTGGAACTGCGCGGCCTGCTGGCGCCGCCGCCGTCCACCGGCATCGCCCTGGGCCCGGCGCTGGGCCGCGAAGGCCAGGGCTGGCTGCTGACCCGCGTGGACACCGCCGCGATCGGCCAGGGCCTGCAGCTGCCGGCGCTGGCGCCGCGCGTGCTGCGCCTGGACCCGGCGCTGCCGCTGGGCTACGACCGCGACCTGGAGCTGCTGGCCAACACCTTGCCGCCGGAACAGCACCGCGGCTACGCCTTGCAGTGGTTCGCCCTGGCCGCCGCCGTGCTCATCACCGCTTTGATCCTCACTTTCCGGAAGTCCCGCCGATGA
- a CDS encoding RidA family protein: MHRRAFCTAGLSLFAPLAIAAPAPSPPVAARRSYAPADGTYAQAAEVRAPQRLLFVSGQVPADAEGEVPADFRAQCRLAWENVGAQLRAAGLGYEHLVKTTVSLARREDRDAAREVRQQVLGRLRHAPALTVVIVDIYDSAWLLEIEAIAAA, encoded by the coding sequence ATGCACCGTCGCGCCTTTTGCACTGCCGGTCTGAGCCTGTTCGCGCCGCTGGCCATTGCCGCACCTGCGCCGTCGCCGCCTGTTGCGGCGCGGCGCAGCTATGCGCCGGCCGACGGAACCTACGCCCAAGCCGCCGAGGTGCGCGCGCCGCAGCGCCTGCTGTTCGTCAGCGGCCAGGTGCCGGCGGATGCCGAGGGTGAGGTGCCCGCGGACTTCCGCGCGCAGTGCCGGTTGGCCTGGGAGAACGTCGGGGCGCAACTGCGCGCGGCGGGGCTGGGTTACGAACACCTGGTCAAGACCACGGTCTCCCTGGCCCGCCGCGAGGATCGCGACGCCGCGCGCGAGGTGCGCCAGCAGGTGCTGGGCCGTCTGCGCCACGCGCCGGCGCTGACGGTGGTGATCGTGGATATCTACGACAGCGCGTGGTTGCTGGAGATCGAGGCGATCGCGGCGGCTTAG
- the cyoE gene encoding heme o synthase: MATLRLRQYWDLTKPRVVALIVFTALVGMLLAVDGLPTAEETRRGLLGFFGIWLAASSAAAINQLLDSRIDAKMARTSWRPIVAGQVTPTQALVFALALAALSMTILVLWVNPLTAALTFASLIGYAVVYTVYLKRATPQNIVIGGIAGAAPPALGWASITGTLEPHALLLVLIIFVWTPPHFWALAIFRREDYARAMVPMLPVTHGVQYTRWQILFYTVLLVVVTVLPWATGMSGLFYLGGALVLGLVFLGYAWKLMDPPDELYAMKVFNYSIVYLMALFAFILVDHWLQPLLQPMAAFELQPVG, translated from the coding sequence ATGGCGACCTTGCGCTTGCGCCAATACTGGGACCTGACCAAGCCGCGCGTGGTCGCGCTGATCGTGTTCACCGCGCTGGTGGGCATGCTGCTGGCCGTGGACGGCTTGCCGACCGCCGAGGAAACGCGGCGCGGCCTGCTCGGTTTCTTCGGCATCTGGCTCGCGGCCTCCAGCGCCGCGGCGATCAACCAGCTGCTGGATTCGCGCATCGACGCCAAGATGGCGCGCACCTCCTGGCGCCCCATCGTCGCCGGCCAAGTCACCCCGACCCAGGCGCTGGTGTTCGCGCTGGCGCTGGCCGCGCTGTCGATGACCATCCTGGTGCTGTGGGTGAACCCCCTGACCGCGGCGCTGACCTTCGCCTCGCTGATCGGCTACGCCGTGGTCTACACGGTGTACCTCAAGCGCGCCACGCCGCAGAACATCGTCATCGGCGGCATCGCCGGCGCCGCGCCGCCGGCGCTGGGCTGGGCATCGATCACCGGCACTTTGGAGCCGCACGCGCTGCTTCTGGTGCTGATCATCTTCGTCTGGACCCCGCCGCACTTCTGGGCGTTGGCGATCTTCCGCCGCGAGGACTACGCCCGCGCGATGGTGCCGATGCTGCCGGTCACCCACGGCGTGCAGTACACGCGCTGGCAGATCCTGTTCTACACCGTGCTGCTGGTGGTGGTGACCGTGCTGCCCTGGGCCACCGGCATGAGCGGCCTGTTCTACCTGGGCGGCGCGCTGGTGCTGGGCCTGGTGTTCCTGGGCTACGCCTGGAAGCTGATGGACCCGCCGGACGAGCTGTACGCGATGAAGGTGTTCAACTATTCCATCGTCTACCTGATGGCCCTGTTCGCGTTCATCCTGGTCGACCACTGGTTGCAGCCGCTGCTGCAGCCGATGGCGGCGTTCGAGTTGCAGCCGGTGGGCTAA
- a CDS encoding twin transmembrane helix small protein, translating to MNDSLKTLLIIAFLVVIVWNLGAGLYYMLVDKGQSKRTVNALTRRIALSVALILIIVLSIKMGWIQPHGIGSNPN from the coding sequence ATGAACGACTCGCTCAAGACCCTGCTGATCATCGCGTTCCTGGTCGTCATCGTCTGGAACCTGGGCGCCGGCCTTTATTACATGCTCGTGGACAAGGGTCAGAGCAAGCGCACCGTCAACGCCCTGACCCGACGTATCGCGCTGTCCGTCGCGCTGATCCTGATCATCGTCCTGTCGATCAAGATGGGCTGGATCCAGCCGCACGGGATCGGCTCCAACCCGAATTGA
- a CDS encoding dipeptidase, producing the protein MDRRGFLIGTAMAAAWAGSGPVRAVAASRPGWAPYADTFAMDACGGLGREGRKPDSPYTDLELGDLRDSGLSALQLTVAPVGRYANALEDTVEYISRWNEEVARRPEYLLLARNGADFDRAQRERKTALVYGFQDTTPIGEDPDRIATFHRLGVRSVQLTYNLRNLVGDGCLEPADAGLSRYGRKIIEALNEQRIAVDLSHSGRRTALDAFAASKSPALVSHSGCAALAALPRNKTDEELRAMAQRGGVVGIYLMPFLRVKGQPMAADLIAHLEHAVNVCGEDHVGIGSDGTVSAVQLTAEYKREHRKVIAERRALGISAPGEADDVYLILPDLNHPRRLETLAGLLSARGHSDARIAKLLGGNFKRALTEIWG; encoded by the coding sequence ATGGACAGGCGCGGATTCCTGATCGGCACGGCGATGGCGGCGGCATGGGCGGGCAGTGGGCCGGTGCGCGCGGTGGCGGCAAGCAGGCCCGGTTGGGCGCCGTATGCCGATACCTTCGCCATGGACGCCTGCGGCGGACTGGGCCGCGAGGGGCGCAAGCCCGACTCGCCCTACACCGATCTGGAGTTGGGCGACCTGCGCGATTCCGGCTTGAGCGCGTTGCAACTCACCGTGGCGCCGGTGGGTCGCTACGCCAACGCTCTGGAGGACACGGTCGAGTACATCAGCCGTTGGAACGAGGAGGTCGCGCGACGCCCGGAGTACTTGCTGCTCGCGCGCAACGGCGCCGACTTCGACCGCGCCCAGCGCGAGCGCAAGACCGCGCTGGTCTATGGCTTCCAGGACACCACGCCGATCGGCGAGGACCCGGACCGTATCGCCACCTTCCATCGCCTGGGCGTGCGCAGCGTGCAGCTGACCTACAACCTGCGCAACCTGGTCGGCGACGGCTGCCTGGAACCGGCCGACGCCGGCCTGAGCCGTTATGGGCGCAAGATCATCGAGGCCTTGAACGAGCAGCGCATCGCCGTGGATCTGTCGCACAGCGGTCGGCGCACCGCGCTGGACGCGTTCGCGGCATCGAAGTCGCCGGCGCTGGTCAGCCATAGCGGCTGCGCGGCGCTGGCGGCGCTGCCGCGCAACAAGACCGACGAGGAACTGCGCGCGATGGCGCAGCGCGGCGGCGTGGTCGGCATCTACCTGATGCCGTTCCTGCGCGTTAAGGGCCAGCCGATGGCGGCCGACCTGATCGCGCACCTGGAGCATGCGGTCAACGTCTGCGGCGAAGACCACGTGGGCATCGGCAGCGACGGCACCGTGTCGGCGGTGCAGCTCACCGCCGAGTACAAGCGCGAGCACCGCAAGGTCATCGCCGAGCGCCGCGCGCTGGGCATCTCCGCACCGGGCGAGGCCGACGATGTCTACCTGATTCTGCCCGACCTCAACCACCCGCGCCGCCTCGAGACCCTGGCCGGCCTGCTGTCGGCGCGCGGCCACAGCGATGCGCGCATCGCCAAGTTGTTGGGCGGCAATTTCAAACGAGCGTTGACTGAAATCTGGGGTTGA
- the dnaG gene encoding DNA primase, giving the protein MARIPDAFIDDLLARTDIVEVIGTRVPLKRQGKEYSARCPFHDERSPSFTVSPNKQFYHCFGCGAHGTAISFLMNYDRLEFLDAVEELAKRVGVEVPRDTRQRNEDSDSRDLYAAVEAAARFFQKQYGLSGKAQGYLDSREVSADIRERFLIGYAPDGFNALRDALGTDERRMKLLERAGLFSKNDSGRVYDKFRDRVMFPIHDRRGRVIAFGGRVLDKEDGPKYLNSPETQLFHKGRELYGLWQVRQAHNKIPRLIVVEGYMDVVALFQHGVDTAVATLGTATTPDHAELLFRNAADVYFCFDGDRAGRGAAWKAVESVLPRMKDGRQAFFLFLPDGEDPDSLVRKEGAAGFDARLREAVPLSQFLFDSLAADVNLGTLEGKGRLAERAKPLLAQIPDGAFADLMRQRLTELTGVGARASTPDTHVPAQRARNAPTPGQKRSLVRAAISLLLQQPALALQLQAPYAFVGLRQPGVSLLCELLDLVQQRPDIGTGSLLEHFAEHEQIGALQKLASATLPGGEENLQREFLDAVSQLEKQTVLQRLDELQARQREEGALSDAEKRELLALLQMRAGLHKVPSAN; this is encoded by the coding sequence ATGGCCCGCATCCCCGACGCCTTCATCGACGACCTCCTCGCGCGCACCGACATCGTCGAGGTGATCGGCACGCGCGTGCCGTTGAAGCGCCAGGGCAAGGAGTACTCGGCGCGCTGTCCGTTCCACGACGAGCGCTCGCCCTCGTTCACGGTCTCGCCGAACAAGCAGTTCTATCACTGCTTCGGCTGCGGCGCGCACGGCACTGCGATCAGCTTCCTGATGAACTACGACCGCCTGGAGTTCCTCGATGCGGTCGAGGAGTTGGCCAAGCGCGTGGGCGTGGAAGTGCCGCGCGACACCCGCCAGCGCAACGAGGATTCCGACAGCCGCGATCTGTACGCCGCGGTCGAGGCGGCCGCGCGTTTCTTCCAGAAGCAGTACGGGCTCAGCGGCAAGGCTCAGGGCTACCTGGACAGCCGCGAGGTCAGCGCCGATATCCGCGAGCGCTTCCTCATCGGTTACGCGCCCGACGGCTTCAACGCCCTGCGCGACGCGCTGGGCACGGACGAGCGGCGGATGAAACTGCTCGAACGCGCCGGCCTGTTTTCCAAGAACGACAGCGGCCGCGTCTACGACAAGTTCCGCGACCGGGTGATGTTCCCGATCCACGATCGCCGCGGCCGGGTCATCGCCTTCGGCGGCCGCGTGCTGGACAAGGAAGACGGCCCCAAGTACCTCAACTCGCCCGAGACCCAGCTGTTCCACAAGGGCCGCGAACTTTACGGCCTGTGGCAGGTGCGCCAGGCGCACAACAAGATCCCGCGGCTGATCGTGGTCGAGGGCTACATGGACGTGGTCGCGCTGTTCCAGCACGGCGTGGACACCGCGGTGGCCACGCTGGGCACGGCGACCACGCCCGACCACGCCGAGCTGCTGTTCCGCAATGCCGCCGACGTGTACTTCTGCTTCGACGGCGACCGCGCCGGCCGCGGCGCGGCCTGGAAGGCGGTGGAATCGGTGCTGCCGCGCATGAAGGACGGCCGCCAGGCCTTCTTCCTGTTCCTGCCCGACGGCGAGGACCCGGATTCGCTGGTGCGCAAGGAAGGCGCCGCCGGCTTCGACGCGCGCCTGCGCGAGGCAGTGCCGCTGTCGCAGTTCCTGTTCGATTCGCTGGCCGCCGACGTCAACCTGGGCACGCTGGAAGGCAAGGGCCGCCTGGCCGAGCGCGCCAAGCCGCTGCTGGCGCAGATTCCCGACGGCGCCTTCGCCGACCTGATGCGCCAGCGTTTGACCGAACTCACCGGCGTGGGCGCACGCGCGAGCACGCCCGACACCCACGTGCCCGCGCAGCGCGCGCGCAACGCGCCCACGCCCGGCCAGAAGCGCTCGCTGGTGCGCGCGGCGATCTCGCTGCTGTTGCAACAGCCGGCGCTGGCGCTGCAACTGCAGGCGCCCTACGCCTTCGTTGGCTTGCGCCAGCCCGGCGTATCGCTGTTGTGCGAACTGCTGGATCTGGTGCAGCAGCGTCCCGACATCGGCACCGGCTCGCTGTTGGAGCACTTCGCCGAACACGAGCAGATCGGCGCGCTGCAGAAGCTGGCCAGCGCCACCCTGCCCGGCGGCGAGGAAAACCTGCAGCGCGAGTTCCTGGACGCGGTGTCGCAGCTGGAAAAGCAGACCGTGCTGCAGCGGCTGGACGAGTTGCAGGCGCGGCAGCGCGAAGAGGGCGCGCTCAGCGATGCGGAGAAGCGCGAACTGCTGGCCCTGCTGCAGATGCGCGCGGGCTTGCACAAGGTGCCCAGCGCGAACTAG
- a CDS encoding dipeptidase: MIDRREFLGAAGLAALATAVPAVAAAPRWKPYRDTVAIDALGGTELVFLKPDDPGVPVALKALRESGLSAVMTNPAPYGRFWYTDEAYNLFKQRTDEWRQTIERYPDALLLVRNGEDLHRAKRENKVGLIFTFQGAEPLGEDVERIPQFRAQGVRVIQLTHNRRNLVGDGCTEPGNAGLSRFGHQVVERLNAEKMVVDLAHGGQRTIREGILASKAPVLIGHTGCRALVDVPRMVGDAELKLMADRGGVAGMIFWPYIRKQGQQTSADVIAHIEHAIKVCGEDHVGIGTDLNLTPVELTPEFRKENTEMIKQMIADGIFEPDRDPNLLLFPPDLNTADRFDTLAALLSARGHSDARIAKILGGNFARVMTEVWG; this comes from the coding sequence ATGATCGACCGACGTGAGTTCCTGGGGGCGGCCGGACTGGCCGCGTTGGCCACGGCCGTACCGGCGGTGGCGGCGGCGCCGCGCTGGAAACCGTACCGCGACACCGTGGCCATCGATGCCCTGGGCGGCACCGAACTGGTCTTCCTCAAGCCCGACGATCCCGGCGTGCCGGTCGCACTGAAGGCGCTGCGCGAGTCCGGGCTCAGCGCGGTCATGACCAACCCCGCGCCCTACGGCCGCTTCTGGTACACGGACGAGGCCTATAACCTGTTCAAGCAGCGCACCGACGAGTGGCGGCAGACCATCGAGCGCTATCCCGATGCGCTGCTGTTGGTGCGCAACGGCGAGGACCTGCACCGCGCCAAGCGCGAGAACAAGGTCGGTTTGATCTTCACCTTCCAGGGCGCCGAACCGCTGGGCGAGGACGTCGAGCGCATTCCGCAGTTCCGCGCGCAGGGCGTGCGCGTGATCCAGCTCACCCACAACCGCCGCAACCTGGTCGGCGACGGCTGCACCGAGCCCGGCAACGCCGGCCTGAGCAGGTTCGGCCACCAGGTGGTGGAACGGCTCAACGCCGAGAAGATGGTGGTGGACCTGGCTCATGGCGGCCAGCGCACGATCCGCGAAGGCATCCTGGCTTCCAAGGCGCCGGTGCTGATCGGCCACACCGGCTGCCGCGCGCTGGTGGACGTGCCGCGCATGGTCGGCGACGCCGAGCTCAAGCTCATGGCCGACCGCGGCGGCGTGGCCGGCATGATCTTCTGGCCCTATATCCGCAAGCAGGGACAGCAGACCTCGGCCGACGTGATCGCGCACATCGAGCATGCGATCAAGGTCTGCGGCGAGGACCACGTGGGCATCGGCACCGATCTCAACCTGACCCCCGTGGAGCTGACGCCGGAGTTCCGCAAGGAAAACACCGAGATGATCAAGCAGATGATCGCCGACGGCATCTTCGAGCCGGACCGCGATCCCAACCTGCTGCTGTTCCCGCCGGACCTCAACACCGCCGACCGCTTCGACACCCTGGCCGCGCTGCTGTCGGCGCGCGGGCATTCGGACGCGCGTATCGCTAAGATCCTGGGCGGCAACTTCGCGCGGGTGATGACCGAAGTCTGGGGCTGA
- a CDS encoding cytochrome c oxidase assembly protein, whose protein sequence is MSEPQARNNAAGLGKLVLVALAAFAFTFSLVPLYRIACEKVFGIRLERTAAEGEAAAATKQAARLVTVQFDGGVNSKLPWSFHPNQLTMQVRPGEQYETTYYAHNDSDRTIVGSAVPSVAPARASGYFSKTECFCFTAQTLAAGEKRDMPVRFIVDPNLPDDVSTITLSYTFFKNDVLTAQQQGTTAKSPASPLSAP, encoded by the coding sequence ATGAGCGAGCCGCAGGCCAGGAACAACGCCGCGGGGCTGGGCAAGCTGGTGCTGGTGGCGCTGGCCGCGTTCGCGTTCACCTTCAGCCTGGTGCCGCTGTACCGCATCGCCTGCGAGAAGGTGTTCGGCATCCGCCTGGAGCGCACCGCCGCCGAAGGGGAGGCCGCGGCGGCGACCAAGCAGGCCGCGCGCTTGGTCACGGTGCAGTTCGACGGCGGCGTGAACTCCAAGCTGCCGTGGTCGTTCCACCCCAACCAGCTGACCATGCAGGTGCGTCCGGGCGAGCAGTACGAGACCACCTACTACGCCCACAACGACAGCGACCGCACCATCGTCGGCAGCGCCGTGCCGTCGGTGGCGCCGGCGCGCGCGTCGGGCTATTTCAGCAAGACCGAATGCTTCTGCTTCACCGCCCAGACCCTGGCGGCGGGCGAGAAGCGCGACATGCCGGTGCGCTTCATCGTCGATCCCAACCTGCCCGACGACGTCAGCACCATCACCCTGTCGTATACCTTCTTCAAGAACGACGTACTCACCGCGCAGCAGCAGGGCACGACGGCGAAATCGCCGGCGTCGCCGCTGTCGGCGCCTTGA